In Candidatus Margulisiibacteriota bacterium, one genomic interval encodes:
- the thiC gene encoding phosphomethylpyrimidine synthase ThiC, with product MTTQRAYALANKITPQMTAAAEDERIPAEKILKGLKSGRIALVKNKNRAIRPLAVGENCLTKVNANIGTSKLRSTLKIELAKLKACEEYGADAIMDLSTGGDLDKTRQTLLGKTKLCFGTVPIYQLMCEKHGELDGAALLEIIRKHCAQGVDFITVHCGVTREVAALLKRQPRVTGVVSRGGSYINKWLNKTGKENPLYEHFDELCRIAYEYDVTLSLGDGLRPGCLADAHDKAQLKELEILGRLAKRAWRQNVQVLIEGPGHVPYDQIARSIRLEKKLCCGAPFYVLGPLTTDIAAGYDHIAGAIGGTLAAVSGADFLCYVTPAEHLGLPDLQDVRDGILASRIAAHSADLVKYPERAAARDLAMAKARKMLDWDKQIELALDSAKARAVRQAKGQDIKECTMCGELCSMRET from the coding sequence ATGACTACGCAGCGCGCCTATGCTCTGGCCAATAAAATAACGCCGCAAATGACCGCGGCGGCGGAAGACGAGCGGATACCGGCAGAAAAAATCTTGAAAGGCTTGAAATCCGGCCGGATCGCTCTGGTCAAAAATAAAAACCGCGCGATACGGCCGCTGGCGGTCGGCGAAAATTGCCTGACCAAAGTCAATGCTAATATCGGCACATCAAAACTGCGTTCGACGCTGAAGATCGAGCTGGCTAAACTAAAAGCCTGTGAGGAATACGGCGCGGATGCAATTATGGATTTGAGCACCGGCGGCGATCTGGATAAAACGCGCCAGACATTGCTTGGCAAAACTAAACTGTGTTTTGGCACCGTGCCGATCTATCAGCTGATGTGCGAAAAGCATGGTGAACTGGACGGCGCCGCGCTGCTGGAAATTATCCGCAAACATTGCGCGCAAGGCGTGGATTTCATTACCGTGCACTGCGGTGTGACGCGCGAGGTCGCGGCGCTGCTCAAGCGCCAGCCCAGAGTGACCGGCGTGGTCAGCCGCGGCGGTTCGTACATCAATAAATGGCTGAATAAGACCGGTAAAGAAAATCCGCTCTATGAACATTTTGATGAATTGTGCCGGATCGCTTATGAATACGATGTCACTCTGTCGCTGGGCGACGGTCTCCGTCCGGGCTGTCTGGCCGACGCGCACGACAAAGCGCAGCTCAAGGAGTTGGAAATTTTGGGCAGACTGGCCAAACGCGCCTGGCGCCAAAATGTGCAGGTGCTGATCGAGGGCCCGGGGCATGTGCCGTATGACCAGATCGCGCGGTCGATACGTTTAGAAAAAAAACTCTGCTGCGGCGCGCCTTTTTATGTATTGGGGCCCTTGACCACCGACATCGCCGCCGGTTATGACCATATAGCGGGCGCGATAGGCGGGACACTGGCCGCGGTCAGCGGCGCGGATTTTTTGTGCTACGTAACGCCGGCGGAGCATCTTGGTCTGCCGGATCTGCAGGATGTGCGCGACGGCATACTGGCCAGCCGCATTGCCGCGCACAGCGCCGACCTGGTGAAATATCCCGAGCGCGCCGCCGCTAGAGATCTGGCTATGGCCAAAGCCCGCAAAATGCTGGACTGGGACAAGCAAATAGAGCTGGCTTTGGACAGCGCTAAGGCCCGCGCGGTGCGTCAGGCCAAAGGACAGGATATTAAAGAATGTACCATGTGCGGCGAATTGTGCTCGATGCGAGAGACCTAG
- the pyk gene encoding pyruvate kinase: MLDLSRKTKIIATIGPATFPREMLEKLLAAGVNVFRFNFSHNDYARAKQAAQDLRTLAEKIKTHVALFIDLQGPKIRVGKFQNGRVTLREGQEFTLTIEDLAGDEQKVSTTYKPIVKDAEAGHIILLDDGRLRLEVLRKDETNVYTRVLAGGELSDYKGMNLPGMKLSTPALTEKDKEDVLRGLQMDVDYFALSFVRAAQDVLDLRGFLREHNSEHKIIAKIEKPEAVANIDAIAAVSDAVMVARGDLGVELAIEKVPSLQKDIIRRANYSGVPVIVATQMLESMINNPLPTRAEVSDVAAAIYDWADAVMLSGETAVGKFPIETVRLMGRVAADVDVVQSGRKKKLTVRKTHFIQENSVLSSLCDSADELADEIDAQAVITFSDSGRTPLLLSKYRSSVPIIAISDRPKTCSKMALYRGVTPLLGHTPFARMSGIKQMLQEAEQRSKEAGLLQNGDLVVIMAGIPIATAGSTNMIRVHRVGDPY, encoded by the coding sequence ATGCTTGATCTGTCACGTAAAACCAAAATAATCGCTACGATCGGTCCGGCCACTTTTCCGCGGGAAATGCTGGAAAAACTACTGGCCGCGGGTGTGAATGTTTTTCGTTTCAATTTTTCGCACAATGATTACGCGCGGGCGAAGCAGGCGGCGCAGGATTTGCGGACGCTGGCCGAAAAAATAAAAACACATGTCGCGCTGTTCATTGACCTGCAGGGGCCGAAAATCCGCGTGGGCAAGTTTCAAAACGGCCGGGTCACGCTGCGAGAAGGACAGGAGTTTACGCTGACCATAGAAGACCTTGCCGGTGATGAGCAAAAAGTTTCCACGACGTATAAGCCTATCGTCAAGGATGCGGAAGCGGGACATATTATTCTGCTGGATGACGGGCGGCTGCGTTTGGAGGTTTTGCGCAAAGACGAGACCAATGTTTACACCAGGGTTTTGGCGGGCGGCGAGCTGTCCGATTACAAAGGCATGAATCTGCCCGGCATGAAACTCTCCACGCCAGCGCTGACCGAGAAAGACAAAGAGGATGTGCTGCGCGGTCTGCAAATGGACGTGGATTATTTTGCCCTGTCTTTCGTGCGCGCGGCGCAGGATGTGCTGGATTTGCGCGGATTTTTGCGGGAACATAATTCCGAGCACAAGATCATTGCCAAGATCGAAAAGCCGGAAGCGGTGGCCAATATCGACGCGATCGCGGCGGTCAGCGATGCCGTCATGGTGGCGCGCGGCGATCTCGGCGTGGAGCTGGCGATCGAAAAAGTGCCGTCACTGCAAAAAGACATTATCCGCCGCGCCAATTACAGCGGTGTGCCGGTCATCGTGGCGACGCAAATGCTGGAGTCCATGATCAATAATCCGCTGCCGACTCGCGCGGAAGTTTCCGATGTGGCCGCCGCGATTTACGACTGGGCAGACGCGGTCATGCTCAGCGGCGAGACGGCCGTGGGCAAATTTCCGATCGAGACCGTGCGCCTGATGGGGCGGGTGGCGGCTGATGTGGACGTTGTTCAATCCGGGCGCAAGAAAAAATTGACCGTCCGCAAAACTCATTTTATTCAGGAAAACAGCGTCTTGAGTTCGCTGTGCGACAGCGCGGACGAGCTGGCTGACGAGATCGACGCCCAAGCGGTGATTACTTTTTCGGATTCCGGGCGCACGCCGCTGCTGCTGTCCAAGTACCGCTCTTCCGTGCCGATCATTGCTATTTCCGACCGGCCTAAAACCTGCAGCAAGATGGCGCTTTACCGCGGTGTGACGCCGCTGCTGGGACATACGCCTTTTGCCAGGATGAGCGGCATTAAGCAAATGCTGCAGGAAGCCGAGCAGCGTTCCAAAGAGGCCGGTCTGCTCCAAAATGGCGATCTGGTGGTCATCATGGCCGGCATTCCGATCGCTACCGCCGGCAGCACCAATATGATCCGCGTGCACCGCGTGGGCGATCCTTACTAA